In the Kribbella sp. NBC_00482 genome, one interval contains:
- a CDS encoding amidase yields the protein MRTLEEIAAGVRDGALDPVLLVEDALTRAADAADLNAIVHLDVDGARKAAAAHDRAGALAGVPVLVKEIIEVEGLPYRCGSASMVEVGQQDADVVRRLRAAGAIVIGLSHTHEFAYGCTGTSNRVGPCRNPHDPSRMTGGSSSGSAAAVAAGVVPLAIGTDTAGSVRIPAALCGVVGFKPSYDTLPTDRVFPLSKSLDHVGVLTRTAADAAYALTVLAGVGPATTRRPRLGVATNPEYLQLDPESRRAWTAALAGLDAVDVQLPDWSHSFSTAANLQGPEAVANHRGRPQDRYQPDVRQRLIEAAEVKPADYRRAQEDAATITAELDAVFQHVDAVLTPTVLTTAPPLAAADLDVRRQLLNNTRLANLTRHAAVSLPIPADGLPVGLQVIAASNEQAAAVACWIEAQR from the coding sequence GTGAGGACGTTGGAGGAGATCGCCGCCGGAGTACGGGACGGCGCACTGGATCCGGTGCTGTTGGTCGAGGACGCGCTGACACGGGCTGCCGACGCGGCGGACCTGAACGCGATCGTGCACCTGGACGTCGACGGTGCGCGGAAGGCGGCCGCGGCGCACGACCGGGCCGGCGCGCTGGCCGGCGTACCCGTGCTGGTGAAGGAGATCATCGAGGTCGAAGGCCTGCCGTACCGCTGCGGGTCCGCGTCCATGGTCGAGGTCGGGCAACAGGACGCGGACGTCGTACGCCGGTTGCGTGCGGCCGGAGCGATCGTGATCGGGCTGAGCCATACGCACGAGTTCGCGTACGGCTGCACGGGTACGTCGAACCGCGTCGGACCGTGCCGGAATCCGCACGACCCATCGCGCATGACTGGTGGATCGAGCTCGGGCTCGGCTGCGGCCGTCGCGGCCGGTGTGGTGCCGTTGGCGATCGGCACGGACACGGCGGGCTCGGTGCGGATCCCGGCGGCGTTGTGCGGGGTCGTCGGCTTCAAACCGTCGTACGACACGTTGCCGACCGATCGGGTGTTCCCGTTGTCGAAGAGCCTCGACCACGTAGGTGTCCTGACGCGCACCGCAGCGGACGCCGCCTACGCCCTGACTGTGCTGGCAGGCGTGGGACCTGCGACTACCCGCAGACCCCGCCTCGGAGTAGCAACGAACCCCGAGTACCTACAGCTCGATCCCGAGTCCCGCCGCGCCTGGACTGCTGCACTGGCAGGACTCGACGCCGTCGACGTGCAACTCCCGGACTGGTCGCACAGCTTCTCGACCGCCGCCAACCTCCAAGGACCCGAAGCGGTAGCCAACCACCGCGGTCGTCCACAGGACCGGTACCAACCCGACGTCCGTCAGCGTCTGATCGAAGCGGCAGAGGTGAAGCCGGCTGACTATCGACGAGCACAGGAAGACGCCGCGACGATCACAGCCGAGCTCGACGCGGTCTTCCAGCACGTCGACGCCGTACTCACCCCGACTGTCCTCACGACCGCGCCACCGTTGGCCGCGGCCGATCTCGACGTACGCCGGCAGCTCCTCAACAACACGCGCCTGGCGAACCTCACCCGGCACGCGGCCGTCAGCCTGCCGATTCCGGCTGACGGCCTCCCGGTAGGTCTCCAGGTCATTGCTGCGAGCAACGAACAGGCGGCCGCGGTCGCGTGCTGGATCGAGGCTCAGCGGTAG
- a CDS encoding GNAT family N-acetyltransferase produces the protein MVIEGVELRPAPPTDAEVLALTTAQQAELAAMYGEDQPLVGLHPDIAFTVLTLEGTPVGCVGLQPVAPGLGEIKRMYVVPSARGWGLSRMLLEVVEEQARRAGLTRLRLETGTKQVEAVALYTNHGYQPTPPYPPFENEIASLCYAKDL, from the coding sequence ATGGTGATCGAGGGAGTGGAACTGCGGCCGGCGCCGCCGACCGACGCTGAGGTGCTGGCCCTGACCACCGCGCAACAGGCCGAACTCGCGGCGATGTACGGCGAGGACCAGCCGCTCGTCGGCCTGCACCCCGACATCGCGTTCACGGTCCTGACGCTGGAAGGGACGCCCGTCGGCTGCGTCGGTCTGCAGCCGGTCGCGCCTGGTCTCGGAGAGATCAAGCGGATGTACGTCGTTCCGTCCGCCCGCGGCTGGGGCCTGTCCCGCATGCTCCTCGAAGTCGTCGAGGAGCAGGCCCGAAGAGCAGGCCTCACCAGACTCCGCCTCGAGACCGGCACCAAACAGGTCGAGGCAGTCGCGCTCTACACAAATCACGGCTACCAGCCGACCCCGCCGTACCCGCCCTTCGAGAACGAGATCGCCTCTCTCTGTTACGCCAAGGATCTCTAG
- a CDS encoding aminotransferase class IV, protein MSDFLLLDGVLLPMVDPRLLRATSYGHFTSMQVRDGHVDGLDLHFERLDRSTREVFGRPLPEERVRADLRAALDQASSGDLSIRVNVFADDELHLLTRVGPPVAAGTRPLRLLAYQHERAVPHLKHTGTFDLTYYAHAAEQAGYDDAVFHTATGELSEAAIWNICFARGTSIVFPAAPVLNGIRQQVLQRGLAAFETIPIRLADLSTYDAAYLTNSIDPALPVAAIGSVAFTPHPESAATIATAYASQEAQRI, encoded by the coding sequence GTGAGCGATTTCCTGCTGCTGGACGGCGTCCTGTTACCGATGGTCGACCCGAGGTTGCTGCGAGCAACGTCGTACGGTCACTTCACCTCGATGCAGGTTCGCGACGGTCACGTCGACGGGCTGGACCTGCACTTCGAGCGGCTGGACCGCAGTACGCGGGAGGTCTTCGGCCGGCCACTCCCCGAGGAGCGCGTCCGCGCCGACCTCCGCGCGGCCCTCGACCAGGCGAGCTCCGGCGACCTCTCGATCCGCGTGAACGTCTTCGCCGACGACGAGCTCCACCTACTCACGCGAGTCGGCCCGCCGGTGGCTGCCGGCACCCGACCGCTCCGCCTGCTCGCCTACCAGCACGAACGCGCCGTCCCGCACCTCAAGCACACCGGCACGTTCGACCTCACGTACTACGCCCACGCCGCCGAGCAGGCCGGCTACGACGACGCGGTCTTCCACACCGCAACAGGCGAACTCTCCGAAGCCGCCATCTGGAACATCTGCTTCGCCCGCGGCACCTCGATCGTGTTCCCGGCCGCGCCCGTCCTCAACGGCATTCGGCAGCAGGTGCTGCAGCGCGGGCTCGCGGCGTTCGAGACGATTCCGATCCGCCTTGCCGACCTGTCGACGTACGACGCGGCCTACCTGACGAACTCGATCGACCCGGCGCTCCCGGTGGCGGCCATCGGGTCAGTTGCCTTCACGCCGCACCCGGAATCGGCGGCGACGATCGCCACCGCGTACGCCTCGCAAGAGGCGCAGCGGATTTAG
- a CDS encoding CCA tRNA nucleotidyltransferase, protein MSPFADQSGPAGSLPAAQRRAVQALLELAPVVDELGHRFADAGHEIALVGGPVRDILLGRGSKDLDFTTSAHPDVIERLLSGWADHVWDIGKAFGTIGCRKGEWVLEVTTYRSETYDPTSRKPEVAYGDSLEGDLARRDFAMNAMAVRLPSRQFVDPYGGMEDVAHQRIRTPGTPEDSFSDDPLRMMRAARFAAQLGFTPDPAVVTAMSAMADRITIVSAERVRDELEKLICADHPRIGLDLLVSTGLAEHVLPELPALQLMKDEHNRHKDVYEHSLTVLDQAIDLESRLSVPTPDFVVRFAALIHDIGKPKTLRFEGPRKVTFHHHDVVGAKLARKRMKALRFSNEQIEQVSKLIELHLRFHGYGDGEWTDSAVRRYVRDAGDQLARLHILTRADCTTRNRRKAESLRAAYDDLEARIESLQEQEELDALRPDLDGNQIMQILAIPPGREVGEAYKFLMELRLDQGPLGEDQAREALLRWWSERSS, encoded by the coding sequence GTGTCACCCTTTGCCGACCAGTCAGGCCCCGCCGGATCGTTGCCCGCCGCACAGCGGCGAGCCGTCCAGGCCCTGCTGGAACTCGCTCCAGTGGTCGACGAACTGGGCCACCGGTTCGCCGACGCAGGCCACGAGATCGCCCTGGTCGGCGGTCCTGTCCGGGACATTCTCCTCGGCCGGGGGAGCAAGGATCTGGACTTCACCACGTCAGCGCACCCCGACGTGATCGAGCGGTTGCTGTCCGGCTGGGCGGACCATGTCTGGGATATCGGCAAGGCGTTCGGCACCATCGGTTGTCGTAAGGGCGAGTGGGTCCTGGAAGTCACGACGTACAGGTCGGAGACCTACGATCCCACCTCGCGCAAGCCGGAGGTGGCCTACGGCGACAGCCTGGAGGGCGACCTGGCCCGCCGGGACTTCGCGATGAACGCGATGGCGGTCCGGCTGCCGTCGCGGCAGTTCGTCGACCCGTACGGCGGGATGGAGGACGTCGCGCACCAGCGGATCCGGACCCCCGGTACGCCGGAGGACTCGTTCTCGGACGACCCGCTGCGGATGATGCGGGCGGCCCGGTTCGCGGCGCAGCTCGGGTTCACGCCCGACCCGGCCGTGGTGACGGCGATGAGCGCGATGGCCGACCGGATCACGATCGTGTCCGCCGAGCGGGTCCGCGACGAGCTGGAGAAGCTGATCTGCGCCGACCACCCGCGGATCGGGCTCGACCTGCTGGTCTCGACCGGGCTGGCCGAGCACGTGCTGCCGGAGTTGCCGGCGCTGCAGCTGATGAAGGACGAGCACAACCGGCACAAAGATGTGTACGAGCACTCACTCACCGTCCTCGATCAGGCCATCGATCTGGAATCGCGGCTGTCTGTTCCGACGCCCGATTTCGTCGTTCGGTTCGCGGCACTCATCCACGACATCGGAAAACCGAAGACGCTGAGGTTCGAGGGCCCGCGGAAGGTGACGTTCCACCACCACGACGTGGTCGGGGCGAAGCTGGCCCGGAAGCGGATGAAGGCGCTGCGGTTCAGCAACGAGCAGATCGAGCAGGTCAGCAAGCTGATCGAGCTGCACCTGCGCTTCCACGGGTACGGCGACGGCGAGTGGACGGACTCCGCCGTACGCCGCTACGTCCGGGACGCCGGCGACCAGCTGGCGCGGCTGCACATCCTGACCCGCGCCGACTGCACCACCCGCAACCGCCGCAAGGCCGAGTCGCTCCGCGCCGCCTACGACGACCTGGAGGCCCGCATCGAGAGCCTCCAGGAGCAGGAGGAACTGGACGCCCTCCGCCCCGACCTCGACGGCAACCAGATCATGCAGATCCTCGCCATCCCACCCGGCCGCGAAGTAGGCGAGGCCTACAAGTTCCTCATGGAACTACGCCTCGACCAAGGCCCCCTCGGCGAGGACCAGGCCCGGGAAGCCCTGCTCCGCTGGTGGTCCGAGCGCAGCTCCTGA
- the murJ gene encoding murein biosynthesis integral membrane protein MurJ: MADRTLRSAAVMAAGTVLSRLLGFIRIALLAAAIGTALRGDIFTAANTIPNSLYILLAGGVFNTVLVPQLVRAIKNHDDGGQDFTNRILTFGFVVLAIVTVACVLLAPAIAELYLPKELHDPSRMTEKANMIMFVRLCLPQIFFYGAFVLVGQVLNARRRFGPMMWAPIANNIVACASIVVFLLIYRVGDNPPTYSHGEELLLGLGHTVGIAVQLLVLLPYLKASGHTYRPKFGLRGTGLGHTARLGIWTVLFVAVNQVTLVVVTQLAIAGSASDDPGSKAGLFAYSTAMLIILVPHGIVTVSLATAALPQMSALAADGDTAEVGRLSARSIRQTLAIVVPAAAAMIAFAYPIVTIIAGYGSGKNNLTLMSYTLMTLALGIVPFTVQYFQLRTFYAFEDTRTPFFLQCVIAATNIAAAVIGVRVLLDQAHLRFSGVVLGGAYALAYLVAVLISRPVLRRRVPRVPGAGIGLPLLAMVIAAVAGAGAGRLALWLLSLAIDWSGPLGAILQLAVAALVMLPVYAAVSRVLRIHEVNDVVSMVTSKLPIRR, encoded by the coding sequence ATGGCTGACCGCACCCTGCGCTCCGCGGCGGTGATGGCAGCCGGAACGGTGCTGTCCCGCCTGCTCGGATTCATCCGGATCGCCCTGCTCGCGGCCGCCATCGGTACGGCGCTGCGCGGCGACATCTTCACCGCCGCGAACACGATCCCGAACAGCCTGTACATCCTCCTGGCCGGCGGCGTCTTCAACACAGTGCTGGTCCCGCAACTGGTGCGCGCGATCAAGAACCACGACGACGGCGGCCAGGACTTCACGAACCGGATCCTGACGTTCGGCTTCGTCGTACTCGCGATCGTCACGGTGGCGTGTGTGCTGCTGGCGCCGGCGATCGCCGAGCTGTACCTGCCGAAGGAGCTGCACGACCCGTCCCGGATGACCGAGAAGGCGAACATGATCATGTTCGTCCGGCTCTGCCTGCCGCAGATCTTCTTCTACGGCGCGTTCGTCCTGGTCGGGCAGGTACTGAACGCGCGGCGCCGGTTCGGTCCGATGATGTGGGCGCCGATCGCGAACAACATCGTCGCGTGCGCGTCGATCGTGGTCTTCCTGCTGATCTACCGGGTCGGCGACAACCCGCCGACGTACAGCCACGGCGAGGAGCTGCTGCTCGGTCTCGGGCACACGGTGGGTATCGCCGTACAGCTGCTGGTGCTGTTGCCGTATCTAAAGGCGAGCGGGCACACCTACCGGCCGAAGTTCGGCCTCCGCGGAACTGGTCTGGGGCACACTGCCCGATTGGGCATCTGGACAGTTCTTTTCGTCGCCGTGAACCAGGTGACGCTGGTCGTCGTCACGCAGCTCGCGATCGCCGGTAGCGCCTCCGACGACCCCGGCTCGAAGGCCGGCCTTTTCGCGTACAGCACCGCGATGCTGATCATCCTGGTGCCGCACGGCATCGTCACGGTCTCGCTCGCGACCGCGGCCCTGCCCCAGATGTCGGCGCTCGCGGCCGACGGGGACACCGCCGAGGTGGGGCGGCTGTCCGCCCGGTCGATCCGGCAGACGCTCGCGATCGTCGTACCGGCGGCGGCAGCGATGATCGCGTTCGCCTATCCGATCGTGACGATCATCGCCGGGTACGGCTCAGGTAAGAACAACCTGACGCTGATGTCGTACACGTTGATGACGCTCGCGCTCGGGATCGTGCCGTTCACCGTGCAGTACTTCCAGCTCCGCACGTTCTACGCCTTCGAGGACACCCGTACGCCGTTCTTCCTGCAGTGCGTGATCGCGGCGACGAACATTGCGGCGGCCGTGATCGGGGTCCGCGTGCTGCTCGACCAGGCGCACCTCCGGTTCAGCGGCGTGGTGCTCGGCGGGGCGTACGCGCTGGCGTACCTGGTCGCCGTACTGATCTCCCGGCCGGTCCTGCGGCGCAGGGTGCCGCGGGTCCCGGGCGCCGGGATCGGGCTGCCGCTGCTCGCCATGGTGATCGCCGCGGTGGCCGGCGCGGGCGCGGGCCGCCTGGCGCTCTGGCTCCTCAGCCTCGCGATCGACTGGTCCGGACCCCTCGGCGCCATCCTCCAGCTGGCTGTCGCGGCGCTCGTGATGCTGCCGGTGTACGCCGCCGTGTCGCGGGTACTCCGCATCCACGAGGTCAACGACGTGGTGTCCATGGTCACATCGAAGTTGCCGATCCGCCGCTGA
- the sigM gene encoding RNA polymerase sigma factor SigM: MTAHVDSGNPPPRPDVPRIGADEPVPQGAALPAPASGPVNYDQLDDHELLRMHVSGNPDSFGYLVKRHRDRMWAVAIRTLGEPEEAADALQEAFISAFRRADSFRGDAKVTTWLHRIVVNACLDRIRRRQVRAADPLPEDEDRAAELAGPAEEDPAEVRERRLDVLNALKQINEDQRAALVLVDMEGYSIEEAAAILDCAPGTVKSRCARGRAKLLPLLRHWQTTRKSDVPEKSAAEAVGTE; encoded by the coding sequence ATGACCGCTCACGTGGACTCGGGCAATCCGCCGCCCCGGCCGGACGTCCCGCGCATCGGCGCGGACGAGCCGGTCCCGCAGGGCGCGGCGCTGCCTGCCCCGGCGAGCGGTCCGGTGAACTACGACCAACTGGACGACCACGAACTGTTGCGGATGCACGTGTCCGGCAACCCGGATTCGTTCGGGTACCTGGTCAAGCGGCACCGGGACCGGATGTGGGCGGTCGCGATCCGCACCCTCGGTGAGCCCGAGGAGGCCGCGGACGCGCTCCAGGAGGCGTTCATCTCGGCGTTCCGGCGGGCCGACTCGTTCCGCGGGGACGCGAAGGTGACCACCTGGCTGCACCGGATCGTGGTGAACGCCTGTCTGGACCGGATCCGTCGCCGCCAGGTGCGCGCCGCCGACCCGCTGCCCGAGGACGAGGACCGCGCCGCCGAGCTGGCCGGCCCGGCCGAGGAGGACCCGGCCGAGGTTCGGGAGCGCCGGCTGGACGTGCTGAACGCACTGAAGCAGATCAACGAGGACCAGCGCGCCGCGCTGGTCCTGGTCGACATGGAGGGCTACTCGATCGAGGAGGCGGCCGCGATCCTCGACTGCGCCCCCGGCACGGTCAAGTCGCGCTGCGCCCGCGGTCGCGCCAAGCTGCTCCCGCTGCTGCGTCACTGGCAGACGACCCGGAAGTCCGACGTACCGGAGAAATCCGCCGCGGAAGCGGTGGGAACCGAATGA
- a CDS encoding anti-sigma factor family protein, translated as MTDPGLPTSEHLEHLDTDTIADLIENLLPAPEAHRAREHVKACPDCQQTYDALLQLTTDLAEEGRSDIPIPADVAEHLDAVIVSESVLRASTVGVHSLAQIREEPRRHLPKLLGAAAGVVLIAALGVGVVIATKDQANEGAAAADPNTPPADTVAVNTKDIGPSTKRWLDHTPNSILHGSTDEQSCARSFAAGRANSNVRLVQPAKIDGKRATIIGLQGAKPSEIQVFAVTGCSVPGGVPSSFFETTVTLRNR; from the coding sequence ATGACCGATCCCGGTCTGCCGACCAGTGAGCACCTCGAGCACCTGGACACGGACACGATCGCCGACCTGATCGAGAACCTGCTGCCTGCCCCCGAGGCGCACCGCGCTCGTGAGCATGTGAAGGCATGCCCCGACTGCCAGCAGACGTACGACGCCCTTCTGCAACTGACCACGGACCTGGCCGAGGAAGGCCGCAGCGACATCCCGATCCCGGCCGACGTCGCCGAGCACCTGGACGCGGTGATCGTGTCCGAGTCGGTGCTGCGCGCCTCCACGGTCGGAGTGCACTCGCTGGCCCAGATCCGCGAGGAGCCGCGCCGGCACCTGCCGAAGCTGCTCGGCGCCGCGGCCGGTGTGGTGCTGATCGCCGCACTCGGCGTCGGCGTGGTGATCGCCACCAAGGACCAGGCGAACGAAGGCGCCGCCGCAGCCGACCCGAACACCCCGCCGGCCGACACCGTGGCGGTGAACACCAAGGACATCGGCCCGTCGACGAAGCGGTGGCTGGACCACACCCCGAATTCGATCCTGCACGGCTCGACCGACGAGCAGTCGTGCGCCAGGTCGTTCGCGGCCGGCCGCGCGAACTCGAACGTCCGGCTGGTCCAGCCCGCCAAGATCGACGGCAAGCGCGCCACGATCATCGGGCTGCAGGGTGCGAAGCCGAGTGAGATCCAGGTCTTCGCGGTCACCGGATGTAGCGTCCCCGGCGGCGTACCCAGCTCGTTCTTCGAGACTACGGTGACGCTGCGCAACCGCTGA
- the trxB gene encoding thioredoxin-disulfide reductase: MSDSTTVRNVIIVGSGPAGYTAAVYAARAALEPLVFEGSVTAGGALMNTTEVENFPGFSQGIMGPALMDEMRTQAERFGAELVADDVTEVDLTGDIKVVTDSAGTEHRAKAVILAMGSGYRKLGLSDEDRMSGHGVSWCATCDGFFFRDHEIAVVGGGDSAVEEATFLTKFAKKVHLVHRRDELRASKIMADRAYANDKIEFQWNSAVDTIHGDDKLTHLTLKDTVTGETRELPATGLFIAIGHDPRSELVKGQVDLDDEGYVLVKQDSTETNLRGVFAAGDLVDHTYRQAITAAGTGCAAALDAERYLAHLADAEHATATTEPVSV; this comes from the coding sequence ATGAGCGACTCCACCACAGTCCGCAACGTCATCATCGTCGGCTCCGGCCCGGCCGGCTACACCGCCGCGGTGTACGCCGCACGCGCGGCACTGGAGCCGTTGGTCTTCGAGGGCTCCGTCACCGCCGGCGGTGCGCTGATGAACACCACCGAGGTGGAGAACTTCCCCGGCTTCTCGCAGGGCATCATGGGCCCGGCGCTGATGGACGAGATGCGCACCCAGGCCGAGCGCTTCGGCGCCGAGCTGGTGGCCGACGACGTGACCGAGGTCGACCTGACCGGCGACATCAAGGTGGTCACCGACTCGGCCGGCACCGAGCACCGCGCCAAGGCCGTCATCCTGGCGATGGGTTCGGGCTACCGCAAGCTCGGCCTGTCCGACGAGGACCGGATGTCCGGGCACGGTGTGTCCTGGTGTGCGACCTGCGACGGCTTCTTCTTCCGTGACCACGAGATCGCGGTCGTCGGCGGTGGCGACTCCGCCGTCGAGGAGGCCACCTTCCTGACCAAGTTCGCGAAGAAGGTGCACCTGGTGCACCGCCGCGACGAGCTGCGGGCCTCGAAGATCATGGCCGACCGGGCGTACGCCAACGACAAGATCGAGTTCCAGTGGAACTCCGCGGTCGACACGATCCACGGTGACGACAAGCTCACCCACCTGACCCTGAAGGACACCGTCACCGGCGAGACCCGGGAACTGCCGGCCACCGGCCTGTTCATCGCGATCGGCCACGACCCGCGGTCCGAGCTGGTCAAGGGCCAGGTCGACCTGGACGACGAGGGCTACGTGCTGGTCAAGCAGGACAGCACCGAGACCAACCTGCGCGGCGTGTTCGCGGCCGGCGACCTGGTGGACCACACCTACCGGCAGGCGATCACCGCCGCCGGCACCGGCTGTGCGGCCGCCCTGGACGCCGAGCGCTACCTGGCGCACCTGGCGGACGCCGAGCACGCGACCGCCACCACCGAGCCTGTCTCCGTCTGA
- the trxA gene encoding thioredoxin: protein MKAVTDAEFDQTVLKSDKPVLVDFWAEWCGPCRQVSPILEELSQDHGDKITFLKMNVDENPVTPSNYRVTGIPTINVYVNGELAKSIVGAKPKAALLKELADFTA, encoded by the coding sequence ATGAAGGCCGTCACCGACGCCGAGTTCGACCAGACCGTCCTGAAGAGCGACAAGCCCGTGCTGGTCGACTTCTGGGCCGAGTGGTGCGGACCGTGCCGCCAGGTTTCCCCGATCCTGGAAGAGCTGTCCCAGGACCACGGCGACAAGATCACGTTCCTGAAGATGAACGTGGACGAGAACCCGGTTACCCCGAGCAACTACCGGGTTACCGGTATCCCTACGATCAACGTCTACGTGAACGGTGAGCTCGCGAAGTCCATCGTCGGCGCCAAGCCGAAGGCCGCGCTGCTGAAGGAGCTCGCCGACTTCACCGCCTGA
- a CDS encoding N-acetylmuramoyl-L-alanine amidase, with amino-acid sequence MESPHGVYRIGDSGEAVAEIVGKLQRLGLLTGGHDVYDEATAHAVRGFQQQRGLMIDGVVGPQTYRAIDDARWRLGDRLLTYVPSHPMSGDDVLSLQAKLQELGFAVARIDGIFAADTQRAVTEFQRNMGLPADGTCGPSTFKALQRIRPMATGGRPDALRAREAVRAAGPRLSGKTVVIDPGHGGFDYGWEGYGLRESDIAYDLAARIEGRLGATGVRAYLSRGRDQGPDELARAAFANETDANLCVSLHTDGSMNPAAQGVATYFYGNDLHGATSSVGEQFAGLVQREIVARTDLLNCHTHAKTWDLLRRTKMPAVRLEIGYVTNPHDSARLADPAFRDVIAEAIVVAIQRVYLPPDQDAATGMLRFGQLTV; translated from the coding sequence ATGGAATCCCCGCACGGCGTGTACCGCATCGGCGACAGCGGTGAGGCGGTCGCCGAGATCGTCGGCAAGCTGCAAAGACTCGGGCTGCTGACCGGCGGCCACGACGTCTACGACGAAGCGACCGCGCACGCCGTCCGGGGATTCCAGCAGCAGCGCGGACTGATGATCGACGGCGTCGTCGGCCCGCAGACGTACCGCGCGATCGACGACGCCCGCTGGCGCCTGGGCGACCGGCTGCTGACGTACGTCCCGTCGCACCCGATGAGCGGTGACGACGTCCTGAGCCTGCAGGCGAAACTGCAGGAGCTCGGGTTCGCGGTCGCCCGGATCGACGGGATCTTCGCCGCCGACACCCAGCGCGCGGTGACGGAGTTCCAGCGCAACATGGGTCTACCCGCCGACGGCACCTGTGGGCCGTCGACCTTCAAGGCACTGCAGCGGATCCGGCCGATGGCGACCGGAGGCCGCCCCGACGCACTGCGCGCCCGGGAAGCCGTACGCGCCGCCGGGCCGCGGTTGTCCGGCAAGACCGTGGTGATCGACCCGGGTCACGGCGGCTTCGACTACGGCTGGGAGGGCTACGGCCTGCGCGAGTCCGACATCGCGTACGACCTGGCCGCCCGGATCGAGGGTCGCCTCGGCGCCACCGGCGTACGGGCGTATTTGTCACGTGGCCGCGATCAGGGGCCGGACGAGTTGGCGCGGGCCGCGTTCGCGAACGAGACGGACGCGAACCTGTGCGTCTCGCTGCACACCGACGGTTCGATGAACCCGGCCGCGCAGGGCGTCGCGACGTACTTCTACGGCAACGACCTGCACGGCGCCACGTCGAGCGTCGGCGAGCAGTTCGCCGGCCTGGTGCAGCGCGAGATCGTCGCCCGCACCGACCTGCTGAACTGCCACACCCACGCCAAGACCTGGGACCTGCTCCGCCGGACCAAGATGCCCGCGGTGCGCCTCGAGATCGGGTACGTCACGAACCCGCACGACTCCGCCCGCCTGGCCGACCCGGCCTTCCGCGACGTCATCGCCGAGGCAATCGTGGTCGCCATCCAGCGCGTCTACCTCCCCCCGGACCAAGACGCCGCCACCGGCATGCTCCGCTTCGGCCAACTCACCGTCTGA
- a CDS encoding DUF6528 family protein, whose protein sequence is MAVLLTPSPAEAAEAAEAAEAGRLVAITDQDYDNASAARIRLMDPAVANWNTPGAQRWTWSPTSSNGFSGLTSAWGLPSDVKLRMKGGAYVALVTDSRGLAGLISYPAGRRLWATNVGSANNPHSIELLPDGNVAVAASTGGFVRIYLASQGSSAYLTYPLPDAHGVQWDPARQLLWVLGGSKLAGLKITGTPANPVITEGPVITLPTGSGHDLTPVLENHDLLWVSTGSKVYQVSKSAAAVVATFDQAGIKSIGSMPNAQQVRTSPKAGCRTTWCTDTVNFAVPAATRTLGGAEIYKAHVWSSRYE, encoded by the coding sequence TTGGCAGTACTCCTCACACCATCACCCGCCGAGGCCGCCGAGGCCGCCGAGGCCGCTGAAGCCGGACGTCTGGTCGCGATCACCGACCAGGACTACGACAACGCGTCGGCGGCCCGGATCCGGTTGATGGACCCGGCGGTTGCGAACTGGAACACTCCGGGCGCCCAGAGGTGGACCTGGTCCCCCACCAGCAGCAACGGCTTCTCCGGACTGACCAGCGCCTGGGGCCTACCGTCGGACGTGAAACTGCGGATGAAGGGCGGCGCGTACGTCGCTCTCGTGACGGACTCCCGTGGTCTCGCCGGACTGATCAGCTATCCGGCCGGCCGACGACTCTGGGCCACGAACGTTGGATCGGCCAACAACCCGCACAGCATCGAGCTCCTACCCGACGGCAACGTGGCGGTGGCCGCGAGCACCGGCGGATTCGTGCGTATCTACCTGGCGTCCCAAGGCTCCTCGGCGTACCTCACCTATCCGCTGCCGGATGCGCACGGCGTGCAGTGGGATCCCGCCCGGCAGTTGCTGTGGGTTCTGGGTGGCAGCAAGCTGGCCGGCCTGAAGATCACCGGCACACCGGCGAACCCAGTGATCACCGAAGGTCCGGTGATCACCTTGCCGACCGGCAGCGGCCACGACCTGACTCCGGTGCTGGAGAACCACGACCTGCTGTGGGTTTCGACCGGCTCGAAGGTGTATCAGGTCAGCAAGTCCGCCGCGGCTGTCGTCGCGACGTTCGACCAGGCGGGTATCAAGAGCATCGGCAGCATGCCGAACGCCCAGCAGGTCCGGACGTCTCCGAAGGCGGGCTGCCGGACCACGTGGTGCACCGACACCGTGAACTTCGCCGTACCCGCAGCGACGCGGACATTGGGCGGTGCGGAGATCTACAAGGCCCACGTCTGGAGCTCGCGCTACGAGTGA